A single window of Pseudarthrobacter defluvii DNA harbors:
- a CDS encoding ABC transporter permease yields MIRFILRRLLQVIPVFIGTTLLVYYMVFALPGDPIAALFGDRQPPQAVIDTLRTQYNLDQPFWVQYGLFLKNLFTFNLGNDFTGQPIAASLARVFPVTAMLAIEALAIQAIFGVAFGVFAGLRRGGWFDSTVLVASLVVIAVPTFVLGFVFQLVFGVQLGWAKPTVGANANWATLLLPAVVLGLVSFAYVLRLTRASVSENMNADYVRTATAKGLSRPRVVLAHILRNSLIPVVTYLGANLGGLMGGAIVTEGIFNVPGVGNKLYQAVLRSEGPTIVSIVSVLVLVFVVANLLVDLLYAWLDPRIRYDQ; encoded by the coding sequence GTGATCCGGTTCATTCTGCGCCGACTCCTTCAGGTGATCCCTGTTTTCATCGGCACTACCCTCCTGGTGTATTACATGGTGTTCGCCCTGCCCGGCGATCCTATCGCCGCGTTGTTCGGCGACCGCCAGCCCCCGCAGGCAGTCATTGACACTCTGCGCACCCAGTACAACCTGGACCAGCCGTTCTGGGTCCAGTACGGTCTGTTCCTCAAGAACCTCTTTACCTTCAACCTCGGCAACGATTTCACGGGCCAACCCATTGCGGCGAGCCTGGCCCGCGTCTTTCCGGTGACGGCAATGCTCGCCATCGAGGCGCTGGCCATCCAGGCCATCTTCGGCGTGGCCTTCGGCGTCTTCGCCGGCCTGCGGCGCGGCGGCTGGTTCGATTCCACCGTCCTGGTGGCGTCGCTGGTGGTCATCGCAGTCCCCACGTTTGTCCTGGGCTTCGTTTTCCAGCTCGTCTTCGGCGTGCAGCTCGGCTGGGCCAAACCCACGGTGGGCGCCAACGCCAACTGGGCCACCCTGCTGCTGCCTGCGGTGGTCCTGGGCCTCGTTTCCTTTGCCTATGTTCTCCGGTTGACCCGCGCGTCGGTCAGCGAAAACATGAACGCCGATTATGTCCGGACCGCCACCGCCAAGGGACTCTCCCGGCCCCGCGTGGTCCTGGCCCATATCCTGCGCAACTCGCTGATTCCGGTGGTGACCTATCTGGGCGCCAACCTTGGCGGCCTGATGGGCGGTGCCATCGTCACAGAAGGCATTTTCAACGTTCCCGGCGTCGGCAACAAGCTCTACCAGGCAGTCCTCCGCAGTGAAGGCCCCACTATTGTCTCCATCGTCAGCGTTCTGGTGCTGGTGTTCGTGGTGGCCAACCTGCTTGTCGATCTCCTGTACGCCTGGCTTGACCCGAGGATCCGCTATGACCAGTAA
- a CDS encoding ABC transporter permease, whose product MTSNNSHFVAPIDETPLQATDAVKTDQAPLSLWADAWRKLRRRPLFIISALLILALIVIALFPGLFTSTPPNAGCELSNSEGGPTAGHPFGFTFQGCDVYSRVIHGTQASLSVGLLSVLCVLVIGVTLGALAGYYGGWIDAVLARLGDIFFALPLILGALVITQLPLFRENKSVWTVVFVISLLAWPQMARITRGAVIEVRNADFVTAARALGVSKFGALIRHVLPNALAPIIVLATLELGVFIVAEATLSFLGIGLPQSIMSWGNDIAGAQASIRTRPEIMLYPAAALSITVLSFIMLGDAVRDALDPKSRQR is encoded by the coding sequence ATGACCAGTAATAACAGCCACTTCGTGGCCCCCATCGACGAGACACCGCTGCAGGCAACGGATGCCGTCAAGACTGACCAGGCCCCGCTCAGCCTGTGGGCAGACGCCTGGCGCAAGCTCCGCCGTCGTCCGCTGTTCATCATCTCGGCACTGCTCATCCTTGCCCTGATCGTTATTGCGCTCTTCCCCGGGCTTTTCACGTCCACGCCGCCCAACGCAGGCTGCGAGCTATCCAACTCAGAGGGCGGCCCCACCGCCGGACACCCGTTCGGCTTCACCTTCCAGGGCTGCGACGTGTACTCCAGGGTCATCCACGGCACCCAGGCCTCGTTGTCCGTGGGCCTGCTCTCGGTGCTCTGCGTCCTGGTCATTGGCGTGACCCTCGGTGCCCTCGCCGGCTACTACGGCGGCTGGATCGACGCCGTCCTGGCCCGCCTGGGCGACATCTTCTTCGCCTTGCCGCTCATCCTTGGCGCGCTGGTGATCACGCAGCTCCCGCTGTTCCGGGAAAACAAGAGCGTCTGGACCGTGGTGTTCGTCATCTCGCTCCTGGCGTGGCCGCAAATGGCCCGCATCACCCGTGGCGCCGTGATTGAGGTTCGCAACGCGGACTTCGTCACAGCTGCACGCGCCCTCGGCGTCTCCAAATTCGGCGCGCTGATCCGACACGTCCTCCCCAACGCGCTCGCTCCGATCATTGTGCTGGCAACGCTGGAGCTTGGCGTGTTCATCGTGGCCGAAGCCACCCTGTCCTTCCTGGGCATCGGTTTGCCCCAGAGCATCATGTCGTGGGGCAACGACATTGCGGGCGCGCAGGCATCGATCAGGACCCGGCCGGAAATCATGCTTTACCCGGCCGCGGCGCTGTCCATCACGGTGTTGAGCTTCATCATGCTGGGCGACGCCGTACGTGACGCCCTCGACCCGAA